The sequence CTGAGCTAAAACTTGATCATTATGATATCGGTCTATATTATGGAATTCCATTTTTAAAGACTGCTACATTGGGCAAACTAAACGTTGATGTAGGTCTAAATGTCAGATTAATGGATATGAAAGGGAGCGTTACTCAGGGTGCCATATCAGAATCAAAGAGCTTTTTACTCCCCCTGCCTATGCTATATGCCGCCGGACAGTTAAAGGTTATAGGAGATCTTTCCGTTGAGGCAGAGACAAGAAGTATTGCATATAGTTCAAATCATTATATAGATATCATAGGGAGACTCAAATATAAGGTCTTTGGACCTGCATTTGTAGGTGCTGGATATAGATATGAAAAGATAAAGGTTGATCATAGTGACCTTAAGGTAGATATAGGCATAGGCGGTCCTTTTGCTGAGGTGGGGGTTAAATTCTAATGGGTTATGGTAGAATTATGAGAAATGTGCATAAAATAGTCATTATACCTTTAGTTGCCTTATTCTGTATCCTCTATGGAGCCCATGCCTTTTGCCAGACAAGATGTATTGATTCAGAAGGAGAGGCGGTTATTATAAATAATGATGTCCCTTCTGCAAAGATAGAGGCTGTGGCAAGGGCAAAATGGTCTGCCATAGAGCAGACAGTGGGAGTTGAGGTGAAGGCACAGAGTGTCATGCAAAATATGGCGCTTGTTGACGACGCAGTGAGTAGAGAGATAAAGGGTGATATAGCAAGCTATAAGATTCTGGGTGAAAACATAAAAGATGGTGTAATAAAGGTAAGGATAAATGCATGCGTAGAACCAACAAGGGCAAGGGATGCATTGTCCTCTCTTGCATTAAATAATTCTGTGGCGGTTTTTGTCCCGGCAAAAAAGCCGAAGGTGGTAAGTGAGACAGAACATGTGAGGCGCACCCCTTATGGAAGTCAGGAGAGATATGGTCTTCAGACCAGGGATGAATACGATGATACAAATTTCTTTTCAGAGAACATTATAAAAAGACTGACAGAACAGGGTTTTACAGTTGTTGATGTGGCACCTACAAAAGCCACTGATGCCGCTGAACTGGAAAAGGCCATAAGAACCGGTAATTTTTTGAGCATGAGGAGTCTCATGTATAAATTTCTATCCAATGTTCTTCTCTTAGGCAAGATAGAATATGCTATATCTACAAGAAAAGGACAGGATATTGGGTATGGTCTTTCTATGCCCTTTAATCATGTGACTGTAAGGCTTACATACAGGATTGTGACAAGAGATAGCTCAGGACAGATGAGGATACTCACTGCTGATGCCATAGAGGGTAAGGGTCTTGCAAAGAACGTTGAAGATGCCACTGCAAGGGGCCACAAAGACCTGGCAGATAAGGCAGGTCCTGCAATAATGGAAAAGATAAGTCAGTATATCAAGGGTGTTGCAAAAAAGATAAATGTAAAATTTGAAGGTGTAAATGACCTGAATACAAACTTTGAGGTAAAAGGTATACTCCAGAATACAGCATGGGTGACCAATGTGGATGAAAAGGGTATGGGCGAGTTTGTTGTAAGCTACCCTGAGAACCCTGTTTATCTTGCCAACAGTATAAGCCAGAGAGGGAACTTCAAGGTAAAGAATTTTTCTGCTTATTCGATTATTGTAAGATATGAAAAATAAAAGGAGAGGGGAAGAATTTATGAAAAAAGGTTTGCTTTTGATATTCATAATGATGGTGTTTTTACTTTTAAATGCCTGTGCAACTTCAATCAAGACTACTGCCTTGGTGCCTGCAAGATATCATGAGGCAGCAATCTTAAAGGAGGTTGCTGTTTTACCCTTTGATGGTGTGGGTGGTAGAGAATTTGCCAATGAGATAGAGGGCACACTGGGAAGCATAAATATAGGAGATAAACAGTATTTTACCCTGGTTGAACGGACAAAGATAAATAAGGTGATGGATGAGTTAAAATTTTCTCAGAGCGGTCTCGTGGATGAAAGCAGGGCAGCACAATTAGGTAAGATGTTGGGTGCCAGAGGGATCTATACTGGTATTATAAACAAGGCAACCACTGTGGACAAACCCTATAGAGAGGAGAGACAGACCTGCGCCCAGAGGGAGGTTAAGAGGGACAGAAAAGGAAACCTGGTGGAAGGTTCATGTATAAGGTGGAACAAATATTATGTTAACTGCATAGAGAGGATTGCTACTTTTGAGTTTACTCCAAAACTTATTGAGGTGGAGACAGGAAGGGTTACATACTCAAGGACTATATTGAAGACAACAGGTGCCAAAGGATGTTCTGATGACAGTAAGCCTGTTCCGAGCTCCATGGAACTCATAGGGAAGGCAAAGGATATGGCAAAGGCAGATTTCAGGCGAGATATAGCGCCCTATTATGTCAATTTTGAGATCGTGCTCATGGACTCAAAGGATGGTATTGTATCCAGAGATGCTGAAAGCAAGTTTGACAGGGCTCTGGAATATGCAAGAAACAACAGGATGGATAGGGCATGTGAGCTATGGGGTGAGGCAAGGATACTATCACCTAATGCACCATCTATTCTTTATGACCTTGGCATATGTTCTGAGATAACAGGGGATTTAGAAAAGGCATATGATTTATATAAAAAGGCAGACAGGGAACTCGGCAAACCTGATGACAATATTACAAAGGCACTAAGCAGGGTGGGTGAACAGTTGAAAAAACAGAGATTGCTAAAAGAGCAGGTGGGAAACAAATAGATCTTGAAAAATAAGAATACAGGAGGTCTTATGACGAGTAAAAAGTTTTTAATTGTTTTTCTGGCAGGCTTTCTATTCATTCCTTTTTTATCAGGTTGTGATAAGCCCCAAGTTGTTAAATGCACATTGCCTGAGGATAATCCTCAACATCACTATGTAAGGGGTATGGAGGCTATTGAACAGGGAAGGCTTGATGTGGCAAAAGAAAAATTTGAAAGGGCATTATATTGTGATGAAAACTTCTACCCTGCCAATGGCGGTCTTGCCATCGTCTCTGCCTATAGGGTTGTCCAGCAAAAAGACCCTGGATATAGTGCAGTAGACAGGAAAAGGGCAATAGATTATGTGGAGAACAGGGGTGCAAGGGCAGTAAGTGATGAGGATAAATTTGATCATTTTCTTTCCGTAATAAGGGTTGATACCATTATGGATGGAAGAGACTGGCTTGATAAGGCGGAGAGTGCCTATAGGATGGCAAAAGAATTAAAGGTAGACGAAAGAAAACTATATTATTATCAGGGAATAGAAGCCCTTGATTATTTCATGGGGCTTGCCTATGTAGAGGCTATGGAGTTTCAGAAGGCAAGGGATAAATTCGCCAGCGTCCTTAATGCAAAAAGAGAAGGCAAGTGGAATGAAAAGGCAGACAAGGCGTGGAAAAAGATGGATAAGATTGTCCAGGCCATGGCAGGCATAACAGTAGGGGATGTAGGTAAAAAGATTGCGATAAAGGATTCTGTAACAAGGGCAGACCTTGCAGCGCTCCTGGTGGATGAATTAAAGATAGATAAACTATTTGCCGGCAGGATTCCAGTCCAATCACAGCTTGACAGGATGAAACCTGAATTTACCCCTGCCGACATGATGAATAACCCCTTTAGAGATGAAATACAGACCATTATGAAATGGAGGGTGAGAGGACTTGAGCCCAAATATGATGAGACAACAAAGGCATATCTTTTTAATCCTACAGAGGTTGTGAAAAGAGGAGAGATGGCTTTTATACTTGAGGATGTCCTTATAAAACTCACAGGGGATGACAAGATTGCCACTGCATATTTTGGACAGAGTAAATCTCCATTCCCGGACATAAGACCCACATCGCCAATATATAATGCTGTTATGAATATGACATCAAGGGGTATTATGGTTGGTGAGTTGTCTGGTGAGTTTAGACCCGATGACCCTGTTACAGGTGCAGATGCCCTACTTGCCTTAAGGATGCTAAAACAGCGGATGAATATATATTAATTTATAGAAGGAGGATACAATGAAAA is a genomic window of Syntrophorhabdaceae bacterium containing:
- a CDS encoding CsgG/HfaB family protein — protein: MKKGLLLIFIMMVFLLLNACATSIKTTALVPARYHEAAILKEVAVLPFDGVGGREFANEIEGTLGSINIGDKQYFTLVERTKINKVMDELKFSQSGLVDESRAAQLGKMLGARGIYTGIINKATTVDKPYREERQTCAQREVKRDRKGNLVEGSCIRWNKYYVNCIERIATFEFTPKLIEVETGRVTYSRTILKTTGAKGCSDDSKPVPSSMELIGKAKDMAKADFRRDIAPYYVNFEIVLMDSKDGIVSRDAESKFDRALEYARNNRMDRACELWGEARILSPNAPSILYDLGICSEITGDLEKAYDLYKKADRELGKPDDNITKALSRVGEQLKKQRLLKEQVGNK
- a CDS encoding S-layer homology domain-containing protein, with product MTSKKFLIVFLAGFLFIPFLSGCDKPQVVKCTLPEDNPQHHYVRGMEAIEQGRLDVAKEKFERALYCDENFYPANGGLAIVSAYRVVQQKDPGYSAVDRKRAIDYVENRGARAVSDEDKFDHFLSVIRVDTIMDGRDWLDKAESAYRMAKELKVDERKLYYYQGIEALDYFMGLAYVEAMEFQKARDKFASVLNAKREGKWNEKADKAWKKMDKIVQAMAGITVGDVGKKIAIKDSVTRADLAALLVDELKIDKLFAGRIPVQSQLDRMKPEFTPADMMNNPFRDEIQTIMKWRVRGLEPKYDETTKAYLFNPTEVVKRGEMAFILEDVLIKLTGDDKIATAYFGQSKSPFPDIRPTSPIYNAVMNMTSRGIMVGELSGEFRPDDPVTGADALLALRMLKQRMNIY
- a CDS encoding TIGR04219 family outer membrane beta-barrel protein, which codes for MKLKGVLIIFVALLLVCSALPVFAIGIEAALGVWNQGPQGDMGYKGDSLSLKSDLKYSSTKTEMSGRAKIDMPLFLPNIYLMATPMKYTGNGVRSTAFRFGDRTYVANVPYSSELKLDHYDIGLYYGIPFLKTATLGKLNVDVGLNVRLMDMKGSVTQGAISESKSFLLPLPMLYAAGQLKVIGDLSVEAETRSIAYSSNHYIDIIGRLKYKVFGPAFVGAGYRYEKIKVDHSDLKVDIGIGGPFAEVGVKF